Proteins from one Coffea arabica cultivar ET-39 chromosome 8c, Coffea Arabica ET-39 HiFi, whole genome shotgun sequence genomic window:
- the LOC140013400 gene encoding uncharacterized protein, whose translation MPTGRLAKWQMVLSEFDIVFTSQKAVKGQVIADHLAENPRDDEYQPLHTYFPDEKVLFVGVIEDMRERCPEWRLFFYGAVNSFGAGIGAVLVSPEGKHYPGAAKLQFACTNNMAEYEACIFGLKMALEMEVKELIAFSDSDLLVHQTLKQWITKDSKILPYHCILLDLARQFQSLEFRHLPRARNAVADALATLSSMIQYPDELGIEPIRIQLQDKPAHCWVIDNSSGKSPWYNDIKEFIKTGA comes from the coding sequence ATGCCAACTGGGCGTCTAGCCAAATGGCAGATGGTTCTTTCAGagtttgatattgttttcacttcgCAAAAGGCCGTCAAGGGGCAAGTTATAGCCgatcatttggcagaaaatccaaGGGACGATGAGTATCAACCGCTTCATACCTATTTCCCTGATGAAAAGGTTTTATTTGTTGGTGTCATAGAAGATATGAGAGAGCGGTGCCCTGAATGGAGGTTGTTTTTTTATGGTGCCGTTAATTCTTTCGGAGCTGGAATCGGAGCAGTTCTTGTATCTCCAGAAGGAAAGCATTACCCTGGAGCTGCTAAATTGCAATTCGCCTGTACAAACAATATGGCCGAGTATGAAGCCTGTATTTTTGGTCTTaaaatggctttggaaatgGAAGTTAAAGAGTTGATAGCCTTCAGTGATTCGGATTTACTTGTGCACCAAACGCTGAAAcaatggataaccaaagattccaAGATCTTGCCATACCATTGTATTTTGCTCGATCTGGCTAGACAATTTCAAAGTTTGGAATTCAGACATCTCCCACGTGCCCGAAATGCAGTTGCAGATGCCTTGGCCACCTTATCTTCTATGATACAATATCCAGATGAATTGGGAATCGAGCCTATCCGGATTCAACTCCAAGATAAGCCTGCTCATTGTTGGGTCATAGACAATTCTTCCGGCAA